The following proteins are encoded in a genomic region of Mycobacterium kiyosense:
- a CDS encoding hypothetical protein (frameshifted, insertion at around 993097), producing the protein MRDLVAIYDAGRREPIPLPVKTSYAWAVARYAGEDPITKARYRWKSDRYPGEDDEPAHVRAWGRHAPLTDLMQPLRPGEEYEGEDNRLGAYAARLWLPMLRAEVHAERSHR; encoded by the coding sequence TTGCGTGACCTGGTGGCCATCTACGACGCCGGACGCCGGGAGCCGATTCCGTTGCCCGTCAAGACTTCCTACGCGTGGGCGGTGGCCCGCTATGCCGGTGAGGACCCGATTACCAAGGCCCGGTACCGGTGGAAATCCGACCGGTACCCCGGCGAGGACGACGAGCCGGCTCACGTGCGAGCCTGGGGACGGCACGCCCCGCTGACTGATCTGATGCAGCCGCTGCGCCCCGGCGAGGAATACGAGGGAGAAGACAATCGCCTGGGCGCCTACGCCGCTCGACTCTGGCTGCCGATGCTGCGGGCCGAAGTGCACGCGGAACGGAGCCACCGCTGA
- the cynS gene encoding cyanate hydratase: MLGFRSGAAVRRLTPDHGMLGDVNRHEITEQIVVARLTRGLSWQQLADAIDRPLLWTTSALLGQHPIPAEQGKILVDLLGLDESTVPILAATPMRGGLPTAVPTDPTIYRFYEALQVYGGALKEVIHEQFGDGIMSAINFSIDLQKKPHPSGDRVVVTFDGKFLPYQWTSAHQ; the protein is encoded by the coding sequence ATGCTCGGCTTCCGATCGGGGGCTGCGGTGCGTCGACTCACGCCGGATCACGGCATGCTGGGGGACGTGAACAGACACGAGATCACCGAACAGATCGTCGTCGCCCGGTTGACCAGGGGTCTGAGCTGGCAGCAGCTGGCCGACGCCATCGATCGGCCGCTGCTGTGGACGACGTCGGCGCTGCTGGGCCAGCACCCGATACCCGCCGAACAGGGCAAGATCCTGGTCGACCTGCTGGGGCTGGACGAATCCACCGTGCCGATATTGGCGGCGACCCCGATGCGTGGCGGACTGCCGACCGCGGTGCCCACCGACCCGACCATCTACCGCTTCTACGAGGCGCTGCAGGTCTACGGCGGCGCGCTCAAGGAAGTTATCCACGAGCAGTTCGGCGACGGCATCATGAGTGCCATCAACTTCAGCATCGACCTACAGAAGAAGCCACACCCGTCGGGGGACCGCGTCGTGGTGACCTTCGACGGGAAATTCCTTCCCTACCAATGGACTTCGGCCCATCAGTGA
- the recC gene encoding RecBCD enzyme subunit RecC, protein MALHLHRAERTDLLADGLGALLAEPLADPFALELVLVPARGVERWLSQRLSHRLGRKPDRGDGVCAGVSFRSPASLIAEVTGTVDDDPWSPEAMTWPLLEVIDCSLDEPWCASLAKHLGHFEIGDEAELRRGRRYAVARRLAGLFASYARQRPGLLVDWLDGNGGNLDEDLAWQPELWRALVARVPADPPHVRHEKTLTRLHAGRAELPPRLSLFGHTRLAGTDVELLEAVATHHELHLWLPHPSDALWQALAGSHGVLPRREDTSHREVGHPLLATLGRDLRELQRSLPAHPATDEALAGAERPDTLLGWLQSDLTANAVRPQGRTLAPNDRSVQVHSCHGPARQIDVLREVLLGLLADDPTLEPRDILVMCPDIETYAPLIVADFGLGDVVPGVHPGHRLRVRLADRSLLQTNPLLGVASQLLELANGRVTASEVLNFAQAAPVRARFGFGDDDLEGITRWVRQANIRWGFDKEHRAPFGVDFVHNTWRFGVDRVLAGVALSEASHSWIDSTLPLDDVGSNRVELVGQFAEFVDRLRRAVDSLTGIRALREWLTALTDGVALLTAIDDADAWQTSQLQREFGDVLRTAGDRSQTPLRLTDVRALLQRHLAGRPTRANFRTGTLTVCTMVPMRSVPHRVICLVGLDDGVFPRLGVVDGDDVLARRPLTGERDIRSEDRQLLLDAVGAATDHLVITYTGANEYSGQRRPPAVPLAELLDTLDNTTEQHVRSRIVTEHPLQPFDIRNVERGRLVPGVPFSFDPTVLRAARSASGVRAEQPKFICGPLPPPPIDDIALADLVSFFKDPVKGFFRALEYTLPWDVDGVADAMPVEIDALEAWTVGDRMLNDILAGMAPDQARHAEWRRGTLPPGRLGWRKVTEIRDQAALLADAARQHRHVDAAAYDVDIDLGGRRLTGTVPHVFGDRLVSVTYSKLDGKHLLQSWIPLLALFAQFPGRDWSAVCIGRPKRGHYCARGVPRTTTAARRRSVA, encoded by the coding sequence ATGGCGCTTCATCTACACCGTGCCGAACGGACCGATCTGCTTGCCGACGGTCTGGGCGCCCTGTTGGCCGAGCCGCTGGCGGACCCCTTTGCCCTGGAGCTGGTCCTGGTGCCGGCCCGCGGGGTCGAGCGCTGGTTGAGTCAGCGGCTGTCCCACCGATTGGGGCGCAAGCCGGATCGTGGCGACGGTGTGTGCGCCGGCGTGTCGTTCCGCAGCCCGGCGTCGCTGATCGCCGAGGTCACCGGAACCGTGGACGACGATCCGTGGTCGCCCGAGGCCATGACGTGGCCGCTGTTGGAGGTGATCGACTGTTCACTGGACGAGCCGTGGTGTGCCTCGCTGGCAAAACATTTGGGGCACTTCGAAATTGGAGACGAAGCCGAACTGCGTCGGGGACGACGTTACGCGGTGGCGCGTCGGCTGGCCGGGCTGTTCGCCTCCTACGCTCGGCAACGCCCCGGTTTGCTGGTCGACTGGCTGGACGGCAACGGCGGCAACCTCGACGAGGATCTGGCCTGGCAGCCCGAATTGTGGCGCGCGCTGGTCGCCCGGGTCCCCGCGGATCCACCGCACGTCCGGCACGAAAAGACGCTCACCCGTTTGCACGCCGGCCGCGCGGAGCTACCGCCCAGGTTGTCCCTGTTCGGGCATACCCGGTTGGCCGGTACCGACGTAGAACTGCTCGAGGCGGTGGCCACCCACCACGAGCTGCACTTGTGGCTGCCGCATCCCAGCGACGCGCTGTGGCAGGCGCTGGCCGGCAGTCACGGTGTCCTGCCGCGCCGGGAGGACACCAGTCACCGCGAGGTCGGGCATCCGCTGTTGGCCACGCTGGGCAGGGATCTGCGCGAGCTGCAACGTAGCCTGCCCGCTCATCCCGCGACCGACGAGGCACTCGCCGGCGCCGAGAGACCCGACACCCTGCTCGGCTGGCTGCAGTCCGACCTGACCGCCAACGCTGTTCGGCCCCAGGGACGCACACTTGCGCCGAACGACCGCTCGGTCCAGGTGCACAGCTGTCACGGCCCGGCCCGCCAGATCGACGTGCTGCGCGAGGTGCTGCTCGGCCTGCTCGCCGACGACCCCACCCTGGAGCCGCGGGACATCCTGGTGATGTGCCCCGACATCGAGACCTATGCGCCGTTGATCGTGGCCGACTTCGGGCTCGGCGATGTGGTTCCGGGCGTCCATCCCGGCCACCGGCTGCGGGTGCGGCTCGCCGATCGTTCACTGCTGCAAACCAATCCGCTGCTGGGCGTGGCTTCCCAGCTGCTCGAGCTGGCGAACGGCCGGGTGACGGCGAGCGAGGTGCTCAACTTTGCCCAAGCCGCTCCGGTGCGAGCGCGCTTCGGGTTCGGCGACGACGACCTGGAGGGCATCACCCGCTGGGTGCGCCAGGCGAACATCCGGTGGGGTTTCGACAAGGAGCACCGCGCGCCGTTCGGGGTCGACTTCGTGCACAACACTTGGCGATTCGGGGTCGACCGCGTGCTGGCCGGGGTCGCACTGTCGGAGGCTTCGCATTCGTGGATCGATTCGACGCTGCCGCTCGACGATGTCGGCAGCAACCGGGTCGAACTGGTGGGCCAGTTCGCCGAGTTCGTCGACCGGTTGCGGCGTGCGGTCGATTCCCTCACCGGGATCCGCGCGCTGCGGGAGTGGTTGACCGCGTTGACCGACGGCGTCGCCCTGTTGACGGCGATCGACGATGCCGATGCGTGGCAGACCAGCCAGCTGCAGCGCGAGTTCGGCGACGTGCTCCGTACCGCGGGAGACCGATCGCAGACGCCGCTGCGGCTGACCGACGTGCGCGCACTGCTGCAACGCCACCTCGCCGGGCGTCCCACTCGGGCGAACTTCCGTACCGGCACGCTGACCGTTTGCACCATGGTCCCGATGCGTTCGGTCCCACACCGGGTGATCTGCCTGGTGGGTCTGGACGACGGCGTCTTCCCGCGCTTGGGTGTCGTCGACGGTGACGACGTGCTGGCCCGCCGCCCGCTGACCGGTGAGCGCGACATCCGTTCCGAGGACCGGCAACTGCTGCTCGACGCCGTCGGGGCGGCCACCGACCATCTGGTCATCACCTACACCGGCGCGAACGAGTATTCGGGTCAACGTCGGCCACCCGCGGTCCCGCTGGCCGAGTTGCTCGACACCCTGGACAACACGACCGAGCAACACGTTCGTTCCCGGATAGTCACCGAACATCCGTTGCAGCCCTTCGATATTCGTAACGTCGAGCGTGGCCGACTGGTCCCGGGGGTGCCGTTCAGCTTCGATCCGACCGTCTTGCGCGCGGCCCGGTCGGCCAGCGGTGTGCGCGCCGAGCAACCGAAGTTCATCTGCGGGCCGCTGCCGCCCCCACCGATCGACGACATCGCACTCGCAGACCTGGTCTCGTTCTTCAAAGATCCGGTGAAGGGGTTCTTCCGGGCGCTGGAGTACACGTTGCCGTGGGACGTCGACGGCGTCGCGGACGCCATGCCGGTGGAGATCGACGCGCTGGAGGCGTGGACCGTCGGTGATCGGATGCTCAACGACATCCTGGCCGGCATGGCTCCCGACCAGGCCCGGCACGCGGAGTGGCGGCGCGGGACGCTGCCACCCGGCCGGCTCGGCTGGCGCAAGGTGACCGAGATCCGCGACCAGGCCGCCCTGCTCGCGGACGCGGCGCGGCAGCACCGGCACGTCGACGCGGCCGCCTACGACGTCGACATCGACCTCGGCGGTCGACGGTTGACGGGCACGGTGCCGCATGTGTTCGGCGACCGGTTGGTGTCGGTGACGTACTCCAAGCTCGACGGCAAGCATCTGCTGCAATCGTGGATCCCGTTGTTGGCGTTGTTCGCCCAGTTCCCCGGGCGTGACTGGTCGGCCGTCTGCATCGGCCGGCCGAAGCGGGGGCACTACTGCGCGCGAGGAGTGCCTCGGACAACCACCGCAGCCCGCCGCCGATCTGTTGCGTGA